The following are from one region of the Paenalkalicoccus suaedae genome:
- the dnaJ gene encoding molecular chaperone DnaJ — MSKRDFYEVLGVSKGASDAEIKKAYRKLAREYHPDVNKAADAETKFKEVKEAYDTLSDGNKRAHYDQFGHTDPNQGFGGAGGQDFGGFSDIFDMFFGGGGGGRRRDPNAPRQGSDLQYTMTLEFKEAIFGKETDIEIPREEDCETCHGSGAKPGTTPETCRHCGGAGQLNVEQNTPFGRVVNRRVCNHCEGTGKEIKDKCRTCGGSGKVKKRKKIHIKIPAGVDTGQQIRVAGQGEPGANGGPAGDLYVVFNVKSHEFFKRDGDDIFCEMPITFVQSALGDEVEVPTLEGKIKLKIPAGTQTGTHFRLRGKGAPNVRGMGQGDQHIEVKVITPKKLSDKQKDILREFAEVSGNEAPDEQSDNFFAKVKRAFKSFGE; from the coding sequence ATGAGTAAACGAGACTTTTATGAAGTACTTGGGGTTAGTAAAGGTGCCTCAGATGCAGAGATAAAAAAAGCATATAGAAAGCTTGCACGTGAGTACCACCCAGATGTTAATAAAGCAGCTGATGCGGAAACGAAATTTAAAGAAGTGAAAGAAGCTTATGATACATTAAGCGATGGTAATAAGCGCGCTCACTACGATCAGTTTGGTCATACAGATCCAAATCAAGGATTTGGTGGCGCTGGCGGACAGGACTTTGGTGGCTTTAGCGATATTTTTGATATGTTCTTTGGTGGAGGTGGCGGTGGTCGCAGAAGAGATCCGAATGCACCACGTCAAGGCTCAGATTTACAGTACACGATGACACTTGAATTTAAAGAAGCGATCTTTGGGAAAGAAACAGATATTGAAATTCCTAGAGAAGAAGACTGTGAAACATGTCACGGTAGTGGTGCTAAGCCAGGAACGACGCCTGAAACTTGTCGTCATTGTGGTGGTGCAGGTCAACTTAATGTGGAACAAAACACGCCGTTTGGTCGTGTTGTAAACCGTCGTGTATGTAATCACTGTGAGGGTACAGGAAAAGAAATCAAAGATAAATGTCGTACATGTGGTGGCTCTGGAAAAGTGAAAAAGCGTAAAAAGATCCATATTAAAATTCCTGCGGGAGTAGACACTGGCCAACAAATCCGTGTAGCTGGTCAAGGAGAACCAGGTGCTAATGGTGGACCAGCCGGTGACCTTTATGTTGTCTTTAACGTGAAGTCTCATGAGTTCTTTAAGCGCGATGGTGACGATATCTTCTGTGAGATGCCAATTACGTTTGTGCAATCAGCTCTTGGCGATGAAGTGGAAGTGCCTACACTAGAAGGAAAGATTAAGCTTAAAATTCCTGCCGGAACGCAAACGGGTACGCATTTTAGACTTCGCGGTAAAGGTGCTCCAAACGTGCGTGGTATGGGACAAGGTGATCAGCACATTGAAGTAAAAGTAATCACGCCGAAGAAGTTAAGTGACAAACAAAAAGATATTTTACGTGAATTTGCAGAAGTAAGTGGGAATGAAGCGCCTGATGAGCAAAGCGACAATTTTTTCGCTAAAGTAAAACGAGCGTTTAAGAGTTTTGGAGAATAA
- the prmA gene encoding 50S ribosomal protein L11 methyltransferase — MKWSEIRIHTTQEAVEPISHILHEAGAGGVVIEDKDDILRDFEDKFGEIYDLSTEDYPEEGVILKAYLPVNSFLNESVEEIKQAINQLLTYNIDIGANTLTVSEVNEEEWATAWKKYYKPVKVSETITISPSWEDYKPVHDKELVIELDPGMAFGTGTHPTTVLCIQALERHTKNGDRIADVGTGSGVLAIAAAKLGVDKVEALDLDEVAVESATQNVAFNHATDTVSVTQGNLLDTLSGEYDVIVANILAEVIVTMTEDAFSFVKPNGKLITSGIIQAKRDLVKNSLLEAGFVIDEITEMEDWIAIVASKPE, encoded by the coding sequence ATGAAATGGTCTGAAATTCGCATTCATACGACACAAGAAGCAGTAGAACCGATTAGTCACATCCTGCACGAAGCTGGAGCGGGAGGTGTCGTTATTGAAGATAAGGATGATATTCTGCGTGACTTCGAAGATAAATTTGGAGAAATTTATGATTTATCAACCGAGGACTATCCTGAAGAAGGTGTTATTTTAAAAGCATATCTTCCTGTTAATAGTTTTTTAAACGAGTCTGTGGAAGAAATCAAACAGGCCATTAATCAGCTCCTTACCTACAATATTGATATTGGTGCTAACACATTGACAGTTAGTGAAGTGAATGAAGAAGAGTGGGCAACTGCGTGGAAAAAATACTACAAGCCAGTAAAAGTCTCGGAGACTATTACGATTTCTCCTTCTTGGGAAGACTATAAGCCCGTGCATGATAAAGAGCTTGTTATTGAGCTCGATCCTGGTATGGCATTTGGAACTGGTACGCATCCTACGACGGTTTTATGTATTCAGGCGCTAGAGCGACACACGAAGAACGGAGATCGTATTGCAGATGTAGGTACCGGTTCTGGCGTACTTGCAATTGCGGCGGCCAAATTAGGTGTTGATAAGGTCGAAGCACTCGACTTAGATGAAGTTGCTGTTGAATCTGCTACTCAAAATGTAGCGTTTAATCACGCTACTGACACGGTATCGGTTACGCAGGGTAATTTATTAGATACGCTGTCTGGTGAGTATGATGTTATAGTAGCAAACATTTTAGCAGAAGTGATTGTTACTATGACAGAGGATGCATTTTCGTTTGTTAAACCAAATGGAAAGCTTATTACATCAGGAATTATCCAAGCGAAAAGAGATTTAGTCAAAAACTCTCTTCTTGAGGCAGGTTTTGTCATTGACGAAATCACGGAGATGGAAGACTGGATTGCGATAGTGGCTTCTAAGCCAGAGTAG
- a CDS encoding 16S rRNA (uracil(1498)-N(3))-methyltransferase — protein MQRYFLPNDHFTNGYVKMDDESTKHIARVMRMKNDDEVICCNEDGSCYIVALDVAPDEVRGRVLYQEERSSELPVDVTIAQGLPKGDKLELTIQKATELGAFSFLPFEATRSVAKLDAKKADKKVERWQRIAKEASEQSHRQRVPNVTFVSWQELLTSASDFTHVIVAYEEAAKEDERSSFKAVLQKLSPGDRVLLVCGPEGGLTDAEVKKLEEVKAIRCGLGPRILRSETAPLYGLSAISYQIELSG, from the coding sequence ATGCAACGATATTTTTTGCCAAATGATCATTTTACGAATGGCTATGTTAAGATGGATGACGAATCAACAAAGCATATTGCTCGTGTCATGCGTATGAAGAATGATGACGAGGTTATTTGCTGTAATGAAGATGGGAGCTGCTATATTGTTGCGCTCGATGTAGCACCAGATGAAGTGAGAGGAAGAGTACTTTATCAGGAGGAGCGATCGTCTGAACTGCCAGTAGACGTAACAATCGCACAAGGACTTCCTAAAGGTGATAAGTTGGAGCTAACGATTCAAAAGGCTACCGAGCTCGGCGCTTTTTCATTTCTTCCATTCGAAGCAACGCGATCTGTCGCAAAGCTTGATGCGAAGAAGGCGGATAAAAAAGTCGAGCGTTGGCAGAGAATAGCGAAAGAAGCGAGTGAGCAGTCGCACAGACAGCGTGTGCCTAATGTCACGTTTGTGAGTTGGCAGGAGCTTTTAACATCTGCATCCGACTTTACTCATGTTATAGTAGCCTATGAAGAAGCTGCAAAAGAGGATGAGAGAAGCTCATTTAAAGCGGTTCTCCAAAAGCTTTCACCTGGAGATCGTGTGCTGCTCGTTTGCGGTCCGGAAGGCGGATTAACAGATGCAGAGGTCAAAAAGCTTGAAGAGGTAAAGGCGATTCGCTGTGGACTAGGTCCAAGAATTCTTCGGAGTGAAACTGCTCCGCTTTACGGTCTCTCAGCAATTTCTTATCAAATAGAACTATCGGGGTGA
- the mtaB gene encoding tRNA (N(6)-L-threonylcarbamoyladenosine(37)-C(2))-methylthiotransferase MtaB → MRTVAFHTLGCKVNHYETEAIWQLFKQDGYEKVDYEQTSDVYVINTCTVTNTGDKKSRQVIRRAIRKNPDAVVCVTGCYAQTSPAEIMAIPGVDIVVGTQDRHKMIPYIEQFQKEREPINGVGNIMKSRVYEELDVPSFTDRTRASLKIQEGCNNFCTFCIIPWARGLLRSRDPIEVIKQANQLVAAGYKEIVLTGIHTGGYGEDMKDYSLAKLLIELEKVEGLKRIRISSIEGSQITDEVIEAIDQSEKIVRHLHVPLQSGSDTVLKRMRRKYTTAFYKERVDRLKKALPGLAVTSDVIVGFPGETEEEFNETYEFIREIGYSELHVFPYSKRTGTPAARMEDQVDDAVKNNRVHKLIALSNQLAKEYASRYEGEVLEMIPEERDKENDAYLIGYTDNYMKVKLLTDDDALIGEIVKVKIDKAGYPYNEGSFVRVMRDEAVVQ, encoded by the coding sequence ATGCGTACGGTTGCGTTCCATACACTTGGATGTAAGGTTAACCATTATGAGACAGAGGCTATCTGGCAACTATTTAAGCAGGATGGTTATGAAAAAGTAGATTATGAACAAACATCAGACGTTTATGTCATTAACACATGCACAGTTACAAATACAGGCGATAAGAAAAGTCGTCAGGTTATTAGACGTGCAATAAGAAAGAATCCAGATGCGGTTGTTTGTGTGACAGGGTGTTACGCTCAAACTTCTCCTGCAGAAATCATGGCGATACCAGGAGTAGATATTGTTGTAGGCACACAGGATCGTCATAAAATGATTCCTTATATTGAACAATTTCAAAAAGAGCGTGAACCGATCAACGGTGTAGGGAACATCATGAAATCACGCGTCTACGAAGAGCTTGATGTACCGTCATTTACTGATCGAACACGCGCTTCGTTAAAAATTCAAGAAGGCTGTAACAACTTTTGTACATTCTGCATTATTCCTTGGGCGAGAGGCCTTCTACGTTCACGTGATCCAATTGAAGTGATCAAGCAAGCTAATCAGCTTGTTGCTGCAGGCTACAAAGAAATCGTTTTAACTGGCATTCATACTGGTGGATACGGAGAGGATATGAAAGACTATAGCCTCGCTAAACTTCTCATTGAATTAGAAAAAGTAGAAGGATTAAAGCGTATTCGCATTTCATCTATTGAGGGAAGTCAAATTACAGACGAGGTTATTGAGGCCATTGATCAATCAGAAAAGATCGTACGTCATTTACACGTACCATTGCAGTCTGGTTCTGATACAGTACTAAAACGCATGCGCCGTAAGTATACGACTGCGTTTTATAAAGAGCGAGTAGACCGTCTTAAAAAGGCGCTACCAGGACTCGCTGTCACATCTGACGTTATTGTTGGATTCCCTGGCGAAACGGAAGAAGAGTTTAATGAAACGTACGAATTTATTCGTGAAATTGGCTATTCAGAGCTACACGTTTTCCCTTATTCAAAGCGTACTGGTACTCCAGCTGCTAGGATGGAAGATCAAGTAGATGATGCAGTGAAGAATAATCGCGTTCACAAGCTTATTGCTTTATCAAATCAATTAGCGAAAGAATACGCGTCACGCTATGAAGGGGAAGTGCTTGAAATGATCCCAGAAGAGCGTGATAAAGAAAATGACGCGTACCTAATTGGCTATACAGATAATTATATGAAGGTGAAGCTTCTGACGGACGATGATGCTTTGATTGGAGAAATCGTCAAAGTAAAAATCGATAAGGCAGGGTACCCATATAACGAAGGGTCCTTTGTGCGAGTGATGAGGGACGAAGCCGTCGTTCAATAA
- the rpsU gene encoding 30S ribosomal protein S21 translates to MAETRVRKNESIDAALRRFKKTISKEGTMAEVKKRKHYEKPSIKRKKKSEAARKRKF, encoded by the coding sequence ATGGCAGAAACACGTGTACGTAAAAACGAATCCATCGATGCTGCTCTTCGTCGCTTTAAGAAAACAATTTCTAAAGAAGGTACGATGGCAGAGGTTAAAAAGCGTAAGCATTACGAAAAGCCAAGTATCAAGCGTAAGAAGAAGTCTGAAGCGGCTCGTAAGCGTAAGTTCTAA
- a CDS encoding GatB/YqeY domain-containing protein: protein MHILDQLNQDMKDAMRKKDKQRLSVIRGVKSTLQNEAINKGSELSEDEVLTVLNREMKQRRESLHEFEQAERQDLVEKTKAEVSILSEYMPAQLDEAELDAIVAETVTEVGATSKADMGKVMGAIMPKVKGRADGTAVKKRVEQALS, encoded by the coding sequence TTGCACATTCTTGATCAGCTTAATCAAGATATGAAGGACGCAATGCGCAAAAAAGACAAGCAACGCCTATCGGTTATTCGTGGTGTAAAGTCTACTTTACAAAACGAAGCAATTAATAAAGGGTCAGAGCTCTCAGAGGATGAGGTTCTAACTGTATTAAACCGTGAAATGAAACAGCGTCGCGAGTCCCTCCATGAATTTGAGCAAGCAGAACGCCAAGATCTTGTCGAAAAGACGAAAGCAGAAGTATCAATTCTGTCCGAATATATGCCAGCGCAGCTTGACGAAGCGGAGCTTGATGCCATCGTTGCTGAGACAGTGACAGAGGTTGGAGCTACGTCTAAAGCGGATATGGGGAAGGTTATGGGTGCCATTATGCCTAAGGTAAAAGGGCGCGCAGACGGAACCGCCGTTAAAAAGAGAGTCGAGCAGGCATTATCATAA
- a CDS encoding NfeD family protein produces MFRILFFATLLAVAFSAVIVSANESNASKTVYFVPVEQTVERGLEAFMNRAVQTAEEEGVDHIVFELNTPGGRVDAAGEIARTVRESSIPTTAYVVEEAMSAGAYIALNADEILMAPSTRMGSAQVIDGSGNAADDKAQSAWLANMRAAAELRDRDPIYALAMADPRIDLPELGAEEGELLTLTASEAISVNYAEAIADSRDDVLAYLNLEGATIQEFEVSLAEQIARFVTSPIVIPILLSIGSLGLILELYSPGFGIPGIMGISSLLLFFYGHLVAGFAGFEGLILFVVGAALLVLEVFSPSFGIFGALGLGAIIGSLVMSSFDTTVILYSVLIAGVISLVAFFTVMKYVDRIGPMKKMILQDATSTELGYVSNEHRVELVGLTGQTLTVLRPSGTALIGDERLDVVSEGGYIEQGKKVKVISAVGSRIVVRVESAE; encoded by the coding sequence GTGTTCAGAATACTTTTTTTTGCGACTCTTCTCGCTGTTGCCTTTAGTGCTGTCATCGTTTCAGCTAATGAAAGTAATGCATCAAAGACGGTTTATTTTGTACCGGTTGAGCAAACAGTTGAACGGGGACTTGAAGCCTTTATGAATCGAGCTGTTCAAACAGCAGAGGAAGAAGGCGTCGATCATATTGTTTTTGAGTTAAATACACCAGGTGGTAGAGTGGATGCTGCTGGTGAGATTGCTCGAACCGTAAGGGAATCCTCTATTCCTACTACAGCTTACGTTGTAGAGGAAGCTATGTCTGCAGGAGCTTATATTGCCCTAAACGCAGACGAAATTCTAATGGCTCCAAGTACGAGGATGGGCTCTGCGCAAGTGATCGATGGTTCAGGTAATGCGGCAGATGATAAAGCGCAATCAGCTTGGCTTGCTAACATGAGAGCTGCTGCGGAGCTTCGGGATCGTGATCCGATATATGCGCTAGCAATGGCAGATCCGAGAATTGATCTACCAGAGTTAGGTGCGGAGGAGGGAGAATTATTAACGTTAACAGCCTCTGAAGCAATATCAGTTAATTATGCGGAAGCTATTGCAGATAGTCGAGATGATGTACTAGCTTACTTAAATTTAGAAGGAGCAACTATTCAGGAATTTGAGGTTAGTCTTGCAGAGCAAATTGCGAGATTTGTAACAAGTCCTATCGTTATTCCGATATTGTTATCAATCGGAAGTTTAGGGCTAATACTGGAGTTGTACTCACCAGGGTTTGGAATACCTGGAATTATGGGGATTTCTTCACTATTACTTTTCTTTTATGGTCATTTAGTTGCTGGATTTGCTGGCTTTGAAGGACTGATTTTATTTGTTGTCGGAGCAGCATTGCTTGTTTTAGAAGTGTTTTCTCCAAGCTTTGGCATATTCGGTGCTTTAGGACTTGGAGCGATAATTGGGAGTCTTGTAATGAGCTCTTTTGATACGACGGTTATTTTGTATTCTGTCCTAATTGCAGGCGTAATTTCATTAGTTGCATTTTTCACTGTGATGAAATATGTAGACCGAATCGGTCCAATGAAAAAGATGATTTTACAGGATGCAACATCTACTGAGCTTGGCTACGTATCAAATGAACATCGTGTTGAATTAGTTGGCTTAACAGGTCAAACTTTAACTGTGCTTCGACCATCTGGAACAGCTTTAATTGGTGATGAACGACTTGACGTTGTTTCAGAGGGAGGATATATTGAACAAGGGAAGAAAGTAAAGGTAATTTCAGCTGTAGGATCTCGTATTGTAGTGCGAGTTGAATCGGCCGAATAG
- the floA gene encoding flotillin-like protein FloA (flotillin-like protein involved in membrane lipid rafts) — protein MPDISVFILIGVIVIAVLVLFTFVPVGLWISAWAAGVKVGIFQLVGMRLRRVIPHRVVNPQIKAVKAGLDMSTDKLEGHYLAGGNVDRVVNALIAAQRANIDLTFERCAAIDLAGRDVLEAVQMSVNPKVIETPFIAGVAMDGIEVKAKARITVRANIDRLVGGAGEETVIARVGEGIVSTIGSARNHKEVLENPDMISQTVLKKGLDAGTAFEILSIDIADIDIGKNIGAGLQTDQAEADKKIAQAKAEERRAMAVAQEQEMKARVEEMRAKVVEAEAEVPLAMSEALRSGNLGVMDYMNFNNVKADTDMRESIGKATDDGEETQDQTSTKPRR, from the coding sequence ATGCCAGATATTTCGGTATTTATTTTGATCGGGGTTATCGTCATAGCGGTACTTGTACTATTTACATTTGTACCAGTAGGACTATGGATTTCCGCGTGGGCAGCAGGAGTTAAAGTAGGAATCTTTCAACTAGTCGGTATGCGACTACGTCGAGTTATTCCTCATCGTGTAGTAAACCCACAAATTAAAGCAGTAAAAGCAGGTTTAGATATGTCTACTGACAAGCTAGAGGGTCACTATCTAGCCGGTGGTAACGTTGACCGAGTAGTAAATGCACTTATTGCAGCACAACGTGCTAACATTGATTTAACGTTTGAACGATGTGCGGCGATTGACTTAGCAGGTCGTGATGTACTTGAAGCAGTACAAATGAGTGTAAACCCTAAGGTTATTGAAACACCATTCATCGCCGGTGTTGCGATGGACGGAATTGAAGTAAAAGCAAAAGCTCGTATCACGGTACGTGCGAATATCGATCGCTTAGTCGGTGGTGCTGGTGAAGAAACAGTCATCGCTCGTGTTGGTGAAGGTATTGTATCGACAATCGGTTCAGCAAGAAATCATAAAGAAGTTCTTGAGAACCCAGATATGATTTCGCAAACCGTTTTAAAGAAAGGGTTAGACGCTGGTACAGCGTTTGAAATTCTTTCTATTGATATTGCGGACATTGACATCGGTAAAAACATCGGTGCCGGTCTTCAAACGGACCAAGCAGAAGCAGACAAGAAGATCGCTCAGGCGAAAGCGGAAGAGCGTCGTGCGATGGCCGTTGCACAAGAGCAAGAGATGAAGGCCCGCGTTGAAGAAATGCGCGCGAAGGTAGTTGAAGCAGAGGCAGAAGTACCTCTAGCTATGTCTGAAGCTCTTCGTTCAGGTAATTTAGGTGTCATGGATTACATGAACTTTAACAACGTAAAAGCGGATACTGATATGCGTGAATCAATTGGTAAAGCGACTGACGATGGAGAAGAAACACAGGATCAAACATCAACAAAACCCCGTCGTTAA
- a CDS encoding YabP/YqfC family sporulation protein, with the protein MKKMRNMLQHMLTDVMEIPPDIALHLPKVTLIGHLHIYLENFSEVLFFSDQRLIVKSQFGRIVIDGEQFVLKTILKEELMMEGKITNVAVRIQGDQDD; encoded by the coding sequence ATGAAAAAAATGAGAAATATGCTTCAACATATGCTAACCGACGTCATGGAAATCCCTCCTGATATTGCACTTCACCTTCCTAAGGTGACGTTAATTGGACATCTCCATATTTATTTAGAAAATTTTTCAGAGGTCCTATTTTTTAGTGATCAAAGACTGATTGTTAAAAGTCAGTTTGGGAGAATTGTTATTGATGGCGAGCAATTTGTGTTAAAAACCATCTTAAAAGAAGAGCTCATGATGGAGGGGAAAATAACGAATGTAGCAGTTCGGATTCAGGGGGACCAAGATGATTAG
- a CDS encoding sporulation protein YqfD has protein sequence MISLYKKVYVEQINTAAFVRLCQHHRIRITVVKTSGTAITCHVHIRDIDHLMELLTDQGANARIHGYVGMMHSLSQLNIFALLGSVGFALTLYILMSLTWSVEVEGGNVALRHQVLELLEEKGLKQHSFIVRHPSMEELQTFALAELDQIAFIGGEKIGTTYSFRIIEKRQENQVEEKRLGHLTATRDAVIKRIVAGTGTAAVRVDQFVRKNDILISGYIGREEDKQLVAAEGEVIGEFWEIAKVEQPLIHDYETVVGPKNTRYAIQLGSYTIPLFFNEPGGYKERQSKKLLDKGLTIAFHTNHYYELTKTQVEYAQEEAVQEAKSAAKDQLQETLTDSGEILQEKVLHESMENGKVKVVIHYTVNDSIAKKRSVIKENETIGR, from the coding sequence ATGATTAGCCTTTATAAGAAAGTGTATGTGGAGCAAATAAATACGGCAGCGTTCGTTCGACTTTGTCAACACCATAGAATTCGTATAACGGTAGTCAAAACGTCTGGTACCGCTATAACATGTCATGTGCACATCCGTGATATAGACCATTTGATGGAGTTATTAACCGATCAGGGAGCGAATGCACGTATACACGGCTATGTTGGAATGATGCATTCACTCTCACAACTTAATATATTTGCCTTATTAGGAAGTGTGGGATTCGCTTTGACTCTTTACATATTAATGAGTCTTACTTGGTCGGTTGAAGTGGAAGGTGGGAATGTCGCCTTGCGCCATCAAGTGCTAGAGCTTCTGGAGGAAAAGGGCTTAAAACAGCATTCTTTTATTGTGAGACATCCATCTATGGAAGAGCTACAGACCTTTGCGTTAGCGGAATTGGATCAAATAGCTTTTATAGGAGGAGAAAAAATTGGTACGACTTATTCATTTCGTATTATCGAAAAAAGGCAAGAAAATCAGGTTGAAGAAAAACGTTTAGGACATCTCACCGCAACGAGAGATGCTGTCATTAAAAGGATTGTCGCAGGTACTGGGACAGCAGCAGTGAGAGTCGATCAGTTTGTCCGAAAAAATGACATCCTGATATCAGGTTATATAGGGCGAGAAGAAGATAAACAGTTAGTTGCTGCTGAAGGGGAAGTAATCGGTGAATTTTGGGAAATTGCAAAAGTGGAACAACCACTTATTCATGATTATGAAACGGTTGTAGGACCGAAAAACACACGGTATGCGATCCAGCTTGGCTCCTATACGATACCATTATTTTTTAATGAGCCAGGTGGATATAAAGAGCGGCAATCAAAAAAGCTTCTTGATAAAGGTCTCACTATTGCTTTTCACACAAATCATTACTATGAGCTTACAAAAACGCAAGTAGAGTATGCACAGGAAGAAGCTGTTCAAGAAGCCAAAAGTGCTGCTAAGGATCAGCTCCAAGAGACCTTGACTGATAGTGGGGAGATCTTACAGGAAAAAGTTTTGCACGAATCTATGGAGAATGGTAAAGTTAAGGTAGTAATTCACTATACGGTTAACGATTCGATAGCAAAAAAAAGATCCGTTATCAAGGAGAATGAGACGATTGGCAGATAA